CTTTCTGAAAATGTAGCCATGTTTTCTGGACGCAATCAACTTGGTTATGAAGTAGCGCAAACTGGACAACATGTTCAACTGCATCCATCTTCTTCCTTGCTCGTGTTTGCTCAGAAGCCTAGTTGGGTGGTTTTCGGTGACCTTCTCTCAGTGTCTAATGAATATCTGGTCTGTGTTAGTGCTGTTGAGTTTCAATCATTATACGACCTTCAACCCCCTCCCTCGTTTGATGTATCCAAGATGGAAGAACGAAAGTTGCAAACTAAGACATTGACTGGTTTTGGCACTATTCTTCTCAAAAGATTTTGTGGGAAATCCAACAGTAATTTGCTTGGTCATGTTTCACGTATTAGGAAAGCTTGTTTGGATGAAAGAATCTTTGTTGAAGTGAAAGTTGACGAGAATCTCATCCAGTTATATGCCGCTTCACACGATATGAATACAGCTACTATGTTGGTGAGTGATGTTTTAGAATACGAGAAAAAGAGGTTACGCACAGAATGTATGGAAAAATGTTTGTATCACGGGTCTGGTTCTGCATCACCTATGGCTTTGTTTGGGTCTGGTGCTGAGATAAAGCATCTGGAACTCGAGAAGCATTCCCTGAGTGTTGATGTGTATCACTCAAACATAAATGCAATTGATGACAAGGAGCTCCTGATGTTTTTTGAAAAGAATACCTCAGGTTCTATATGTGTTGTGTACAAGTTCCAAGGAATGGGGAAGGATCCTCCAGATAGAGAAAAGTGGGGCAAGATAACATTTTTGTCCCCTGATGCTGCCAAAAGAGCCGTTGAGCTGGATGGAGACGAGTTTTGCGGCTCGAACTTGAAAATACTTCCTTCACAATCAGCTATGGGAGGGGATAAAACATTTTTATTTCCTGAAGTTAAAGCAAGAATTTTCTGGCCTCGCAGACTTAGCAGAGGATTTGGCATAGTTATATGTGATAAAAATGATGTCAATAtagagtggtatacaccattatcaccatgagaataacttatgacactttgcataactttctatatagtattctcatagcgggtcaatccggtataaatattactcttaatattcatacctatgtttaagacttgataactttttatccatgatccatgagatgtgatcaccggtctacaaacataatagtctcaatgctttaatgttatcccacttcacaataaagctcgactacggatactttaagaatagtgtccttatgtttaatgtgctctcatgattaagtcacacttaatacattaaacggactatctattccagggactttattaatcaaccataataaagaaaatgccttttattattaataaataattcgatacaagtaccaaaagtattggcctctagggcttacaccaacatcatGTTGCCCCCTGACACCCTTCCAGAGACCGTTTCCGACTTATTCATATACTAGAGTAGAGTCACTATGTGATCAGATCCGACTTGCTTACGTCTTGTAACAATGTTCTCCGAGAACCGACCTACTAACGATTTATGCAATCCGACTTGTTCGCCTTTTTATACTCGACCTAGAAAAGCTCGGTCTTTGAGAATTCTAAGATGTATAATAATATAAACATaattattgaagatcaaaatataATCGAAATACAATGTATTAAAAAGTtatatctcaaaaatgatttttataaaatactatttgaaaaatagtttcaaaattaaataatttaaaaatatttaatatctaatttttttaaataaaataattaaatatctaaaataatatttttagaataattattaaaagtaattttttattaatttttttatttacaatttttttaaaaagtaaatagtataaaaatcattttttaaaagcaaaacaaaacaaaacaatcTGACCTTTAATTTCTCTTTTTCAAACTCTAAAGATTCAAAATCCTCTCCGATTAAAGAATATAGTATAATTTTATAGATAGATCATCATGAGATGAAGACCCATACACTTAACTTCAGCCGCTACTTGGAATAAAGTTTCAAACCCAAAAACACAGCTCTCAAAACCTCACCATGCCAATTCACTCATCCAATCACTCCCTTACTTCATACACCACCGTCGTCGTCGTCCTCCTCCTCTTCCTCCAAACTTCAACTCCGATAATCAAAGCCCTCGCCGAAAACTCCCACGTCACCAATTTCCAATCACCAAACCTCTATCCAGAATCCCTAGCGTGGGACCCTTTAAAACAACACTTCCTCGTCGGATCCCTCCGTCACCGCACCATCTCATCAATCTCCGACGCTGGCATAATCGAAACCCTAATCTCCGATACCTCTCTCCCCGAAAACGTCACCATTGTAGGTATAACAGTCGATTCACGCAACAACCGCGTCCTCGCTGTAATCCACGCCGTCAAACCTCTTCCTCCTTTCAACGCTCTCGCCGCCTACGACCTAAAATCCGGCAACCGCCTCTTCCTCTCCCCTCTCCCCACCAATGAAGAAGCCCTCGCAAACAATGTCGCTGTTGATTACAACGACAACGCTTACGTCACGAACTCCATCGGCAACTACATCTGGAAAGTCAACGTGAAAGGAGAAGCTTCAATCTTCTCAAAATCGCCGAGGTTCACCGAACATCCGGTGGACCGCGACACACCGTATAGTTACATCGGGCTCAACGGTATTGCTTACGTCAGCAGCGGGGATTATCTCTTGGTGGTGCAATCCAATACAGGTAAGGTTTTTAAGGTTGATGCGGACGACGGTACAGCCAGGCACGTACTTCTCAACGAGGATCTCACGCGTCCTGATGGCGTCGTTTTTAGAAGTGACGGTGTCGTTTTGGTGGTTTCACCGCAAGCGAATAAGTTGTGGCTTCTGAAGAGTAATAATGGATGGGGGGAGGGTGTGGTTTATGACAAAATTGACCTTGAGAGTGAAGGGTACCCTACTTCGGTTGTTTCGAGAGGGAGGGATAAGATGTATGTGTTGTATGGGTATTTTTTGGAGGGTCTTTTGGGGAATTCAGAGAGGGAGGGTTTTAGAATTGAGGAGATTATGTCACCAAAGGAGAGTGAGGGAGAGAATGTTTGGCTTTATGTGATGATTGGATTTGGCATGGTGTATTTTGTGTATTGGAGGTTTCAGATGGGTCAGCTTGTGAAGCATATGAACAAAAAGATCAATTGATTATTTCTAAGTTTATAGTTTCTATTTCATGGTTATaactttttttgttttgttttgttgttattgttagGTTCATAGAATCATAGGAGTGACAATTGTATCATTTTGATGTTTTATACCAAACTCTTATTAAGAGCTTAAGGTGGTTTATAAATTCTAATGCTCTTTATGAACGGGACAAAGGATGATTTGCAGCAGTATAGTGAGATATCTTAATGTAATTTAAGAAACATAGGGATAAAAAGAGTAAGAATTGAGAAGAATAAATGAGACCTGTTATAGTATGGTGTTCTATTCCCCTGTTTTGATATGTAATACtcatgttttttttattgttttttgtgCTGTAGTGGGATGGAGTCTATGATAAATGAGAATTTATATATTCTGCAGTATGGGGTTTTCATCTCAAGGCTCTAAGAAACTACATTGATGAGGTGATAAGCAAAGATCTGATTGTCTCAAAGTGCAATTTTGCCATTCTGATGGTGACCTTTTTACACTTCTCTCTGTGTACAAAGAATGGGAGGCTCTGCCTCAAGAGAGGAGGAATAAGTGGTGTTGGGAAAATAGCATCAATGCTAAATCTATGAGGAGATGCCAAGACACAGTTTTCGAGTTAGAATCTTTTCTAGAGCGTGAACATGGCTTTGTTGTTCCAAGTTACTGGCGTTGGGATCCTCATACACCTTCTGTTCATGATAAGAATATGAAAAAGGTTATACTGGCCTCACTTTCTGAAAATGTAGCCATGTTTTCTGGACGCAATCAACTTGGTTATGAAGTAGCGCAAACTGGACAACATGTTCAACTGCATCCATCTTCTTCCTTGCTCGTGTTTGCTCAGAAGCCTAGTTGGGTGGTTTTCGGTGACCTTCTCTCAGTGTCTAATGAATATCTGGTCTGTGTTAGTGCTGTTGAGTTTCAATCATTATACGACCTTCAACCCCCTCCCTCGTTTGATGTATCCAAGATGGAAGAACGGAAGTTGCAAACTAAGACATTGACTGGTTTTGGCACTATTCTTCTCAAAAGATTTTGTGGGAAATCCAACAGTAATTTGCTTGGTCATGTTTCACGTATTAGGAAAGCTTGTTTGGATGAAAGAATCTTTGTTGAAGTGAAAGTTGACGAGAATCTCATCCAGTTATATGCCGCTTCACACGATATGAATACAGCTACTATGTTGGTGAGTGATGTTTTAGAATACGAGAAAAAGAGGTTACGCACAGAATGTATGGAAAAATGTTTGTATCACGGGTCTGGTTCTGCATCACCTATGGCTTTGTTTGGGTCTGGTGCTGAGATAAAGCATCTGGAACTCGAGAAGCATTCCCTGAGTGTTGATGTGTATCACTCAAACATAAATGCAATTGATGACAAGGAGCTCCTGATGTTTTTTGAAAAGAATACCTCAGGTTCTATATGTGCTGTGTACAAGTTCCAAGGAATGGGGAAGGATCCTCCAGATAGAGAAAAGTGGGGCAAGATAACATTTTTGTCCCCTGATGCTGCCAAAAGAGCCGTTGAGCTGGATGGAGACGAGTTTTGCGGCTCGAACTTGAAAATACTTCCTTCACAATCAGCTATGGGAGGGGATAAAACATTTTTATTTCCTGAAGTTAAAGCAAGAATTTTCTGGCCTCGCAGACTTAGCAGAGGATTTGGCATAGTTATATGTGATAAAAATGATGTCAATAtagagtggtatacaccattatcaccatgagaataacttatgacactttgcataactttctatatagtattctcatagcgggtcaatccggtataaatattactcttaatattcatacctatgtttaagacttgataactttttatccatgatccatgagatgtgatcaccggtctacaaacataatagtctcaatgctttaatgttatcccacttcacaataaagctcgactacggatactttaagaatagtgtccttatgtttaatgtgctctcatgattaagtcacacttaatacattaaacggactatctattccagggactttattaatcaaccataataaagaaaatgccttttattattaataaataattcgatacaagtaccaaaagtattggcctctagggcttacaccaacatcatGTTGCCCCCTGACACCCTTCCAGAGACCGTTTCCGACTTATTCATATACTAGAGTAGAGTCACTATGTGATCAGATCCGACTTGCTTACGTCTTGTAACAATGTTCTCCGAGAACCGACCTACTAACGATTTATGCAATCCGACTTGTTCGCCTTTTTATACTCGACCTAGAAAAGCTCGGTCTTTGAGAATTCTAAGATGTATAATAATATAAACATaattattgaagatcaaaatataATCGAAATACAATGTATTAAAAAGTtatatctcaaaaatgatttttataaaatactatttgaaaaatagtttcaaaattaaataatttaaaaatatttaatatctaatttttttaaataaaataattaaatatctaaaataatatttttagaataattattaaaagtaattttttattaattttttttatttacaatttttttaaaaagtaaatagtataaaaatcattttttaaaagcaaaacaaaacaaaacaatcTGACCTTTAATTTCTCTTTTTCAAACTCTAAAGATTCAAAATCCTCTCCGATTAAAGAATATAGTATAATTTTATAGATAGATCATCATGAGATGAAGACCCATACACTTAACTTCAGCCGCTACTTGGAATAAAGTTTCAAACCCAAAAACACAGCTCTCAAAACCTCACCATGCCAATTCACTCATCCAATCACTCCCTTACTTCATACACCACCGTCGTCGTCCTCCTCCTCCTCTTCCTCCAAACTTCAACTCCGATAATCAAAGCCCTCGCCGAAAACTCCCACGTCATCAATTTCCAATCACCAAACCTCTATCTAGAATCCCTAGCGTGGGACCCTTTAAAACAACACTTCCTCGTCGGATCCCTCTGTCACTGCACCATCTCATCAATCTCCGACGCTGGCATAATCGAAACCCTAATCTCCGATACCTCTCTCCCCGAAAACGTCACCAATGTAGGTATAACAGTCGATTCACGCAACAACCGCGTCCTCGCTGTAATCCACGCCGTCAAACCTCTTCCTCCTTTCAACGCTCTCGCCGCCTACGACCTAAAATCCGGCAACCGCCTCTTCCTCTCCCCTCTCCCCACCGATGAAGAAGCCCTCGCAAACAATGTCGCTGTTGATTACAACGGCAACGCTTACGTCACGAACTCCATCGGCAATTACATCTGGAAAGTCAACGTGAAAGGAGAAGCTTCAATCTTCTCAAAATCGCCGAGGTTCACCGAACATCCGGTGGACCGCGACACACCGTATAGTTACATCGGGCTCAACGGTATTGCTTACGTCAGCAGCGGGGATTATCTCTTGGTGGTGCAATCCAATACAGGTAAGGTTTTCAAGGTTGATGCGGACGACGGTACAGCCAGGCACGTACTTCTCAACGAGGATCTCACGCGTCCTGATGGCGTCGTTTTTAGAAGTGACGGTGTCGTTTTGGTGGTTTCACCGCAAGCGAATAAGTTGTGGCTTCTGAAGAGTAATAATGGATGGGGGAGGGTGTGGTTTATGACAAAATTGACCTTGAGAGTGAAGGGTACCCTACTTCGGTTGTTTCGAGAGGGAGGGATAAGATGTATGTGTTGTATGGGTATTTTTTGGAGGGTCTTTTGGGGAATTCAGAGAGGGAGGGTTTTAGAATTGAGGAGATTATGTCACCAAAGGAGAGTGAGGGAGAGAATGTTTGGCTTTATGTGATGATTGGATTTGGCATGGTGTATTTTGTGTATTGGAGGTTTCAGATGGGTCAGCTTGTGAAGCATATGAACAAAAAGATCAATTGATTATTTCTAAGTTTATAGTTTCTATTTCATGGTTATaactttttttgttttgttttgttgttattgttagGTTCATAGAATCATAGGAGTGACAATTGTATCATTTTGATGTTTTATACCAAACTCTTATTAAGAGCTTAAGGTGGTTTATAAATTCTAATGCTCTTTATGAACGGGACAAAGGATGATTTGCAGCAGTATAGTGAGATATCTTAATGTAATTTAAGAAACATAGGGATAAAAAGAGTAAGAATTGAGAAGAATAAATGAGACCTGTTATAGTATGGTGTTCTATTCCCCTGTTTTGATATGTAATACtcatgttttttttattgttttttgtgCTGTAGTGGGATGGAGTCTATGATAAATGAGAATTTATATATTCTGCAGTATGGGGTTTTCATCTCAAGGCTCTAAGAAACTACATTGATGAGGTGATAAGCAAAGATCTGATTGTCTCAAAGTGCAATTTTGCCATTCTGATGGTGACCTTTTTACACTTCTCTCTGTGTACAAAGAATGGGAGGCTCTGCCTCAAGAGAGGAGGAATAAGTGGTGTTGGGAAAATAGCATCAATGCTAAATCTATGAGGAGATGCCAAGACACAGTTTTCGAGTTAGAATCTTTTCTAGAGCGTGAACATGGCTTTGTTGTTCCAAGTTACTGGCGTTGGGATCCTCATACACCTTCTGTTCATGATAAGAATATGAAAAAGGTTATACTGGCCTCACTTTCTGAAAATGTAGCCATGTTTTCTGGACGCAATCAACTTGGTTATGAAGTAGCGCAAACTGGACAACATGTTCAACTGCATCCATCTTCTTCCTTGCTCGTGTTTGCTCAAAGCCTAGTTGGGTGGTTTTCGGTGACCTTCTCTCAGTGTCTAATGAATATCTGGTCTGTGTTAGTGCTGTTGAGTTTCAATCATTATACGACCTTCAACCCCCTCCCTCGTTTGATGTATCCAAGATGGAAGAACGGAAGTTGCAAACTAAGACATTGACTGGTTTTGGCACTATTCTTCTCAAAAGATTTTGTGGGAAATCCAACAGTAATTTGCTTGGTCATGTTTCACGTATTAGGAAAGCTTGTTTGGATGAAAGAATCTTTGTTGAAGTGAAAGTTGACGAGAATCTCATCCAGTTATATGCCGCTTCACACGATATGAATACAGCTACTATGTTGGTGAGTGATGTTTTAGAATACGAGAAAAAGAGGTTACGCACAGAATGTATGGAAAAAATTTTGTATCACGGGTCTGGTTCTGCATCACCTATGGCTTTGTTTGGGTCTGGTGCTGAGATAAAGCATCTGGAACTCGAGAAGCATTCCCTGAGTGTTGATGTGTATCACTCAAACATAAATGCAATTGATGACAAGGAGCTCCTGATGTTTTTTGAAAAGAATACCTCAGGTTCTATATGTGCTGTGTACAAGTTCCAAGGAATGGGGAAGGATCCTCCAGATAGAGAAAAGTGGGGCAAGATAACATTTTTGTCCCCTGATGCTGCCAAAAGAGCCGTTGAGCTGGATGGAGACGAGTTTTGCGGCTCGAACTTGAAAATACTTCCTTCACAATCAGCTATGGGAGGGGATAAAACATTTTTATTTCCTGAAGT
Above is a genomic segment from Lathyrus oleraceus cultivar Zhongwan6 unplaced genomic scaffold, CAAS_Psat_ZW6_1.0 chrUn0572, whole genome shotgun sequence containing:
- the LOC127114557 gene encoding uncharacterized protein LOC127114557 isoform X2, whose protein sequence is MPIHSSNHSLTSYTTVVVVLLLFLQTSTPIIKALAENSHVTNFQSPNLYPESLAWDPLKQHFLVGSLRHRTISSISDAGIIENLISDTSLPKNVTVVGITVDSRNNRVLAVIHAVKPLPPFNALAAYDLKSGNRLFLSPLPTDEEALANNVAVDYNGNAYVTNSIGNYIWKVNVKGEASIFSKSPRFTEHPVDRDTPYSYIGLNGIAYVSSGDYLLVVQSNTGKVFKVDADDGTARHVLLNEDLTRPDGVVFRSDGVVLVVSPQANKLWLLKSNNGWGRVWFMTKLTLRVKGTLLRLFREGGIRCMCCMGIFWRVFWGIQRGRVLELRRLCHQRRVRERMFGFM
- the LOC127114556 gene encoding ATP-dependent RNA helicase DEAH12, chloroplastic, which produces MRRCQDTVFELESFLEREHGFIVPSYWRWDPHTPSVHDKNMKKVILASLSENVAMFSGRNQLGYEVAQTGQHVQLHPSSSLLVFAQKPSWVVFGDLLSVSNEYLVCVSAVEFQSLYDLQPPPSFDVSKMEERKLQTKTLTGFGTILLKRFCGKSNSNLLGHVSRIRKACLDERIFVEVKVDENLIQLYAASHDMNTATMLVSDVLEYEKKRLRTECMEKILYHGSGSASPMALFGSGAEIKHLELEKHSLSVDVYHSNINAIDDKELLMFFEKNTSGSICAVYKFQGMGKDPPDREKWGKITFLSPDAAKRAVELDGDEFCGSNLKILPSQSAMGGDKTFLFPEVKARIFWPRRLSRGFGIVICDKNDVNIE
- the LOC127114557 gene encoding uncharacterized protein LOC127114557 isoform X3, giving the protein MPIHSSNHSLTSYTTVVVVLLLFLQTSTPIIKALAENSHVTNFQSPNLYPESLAWDPLKQHFLVGSLRHRTISSISDAGIIETLISDTSLPENVTIVGITVDSRNNRVLAVIHAVKPLPPFNALAAYDLKSGNRLFLSPLPTNEEALANNVAVDYNDNAYVTNSIGNYIWKVNVKGEASIFSKSPRFTEHPVDRDTPYSYIGLNGIAYVSSGDYLLVVQSNTGKVFKVDADDGTARHVLLNEDLTRPDGVVFRSDGVVLVVSPQANKLWLLKSNNGWGRVWFMTKLTLRVKGTLLRLFREGGIRCMCCMGIFWRVFWGIQRGRVLELRRLCHQRRVRERMFGFM